Proteins encoded within one genomic window of Methanothrix harundinacea 6Ac:
- a CDS encoding toxin-antitoxin system TumE family protein, whose product MVRRWDNAPHWPDVKTFPHHLHIESEKKVSECREVFVEDVLNEMEAIIRVEGPDSS is encoded by the coding sequence ATGGTGCGAAGGTGGGACAACGCTCCCCACTGGCCAGATGTGAAGACCTTCCCGCATCATCTTCATATCGAGAGCGAGAAGAAAGTCTCGGAGTGTCGGGAAGTCTTCGTTGAGGACGTGCTCAACGAGATGGAGGCCATTATCAGAGTTGAGGGACCAGATTCCTCTTGA
- a CDS encoding type II toxin-antitoxin system HicA family toxin, with amino-acid sequence MTDKLPRVTADDAIRALERAGFYLARQSGSHKIFKNEAGTRITIPYRSGKILHPKILKSILKDADLTADEFIDLMR; translated from the coding sequence ATGACGGATAAGCTTCCACGAGTCACCGCCGATGACGCCATCAGAGCCTTAGAAAGGGCTGGCTTCTACCTGGCGAGACAGAGTGGAAGCCATAAGATCTTCAAGAATGAAGCGGGGACGAGGATAACCATCCCGTACCGCTCAGGAAAGATCCTCCATCCAAAAATCCTGAAAAGCATCCTCAAAGACGCGGACTTGACTGCGGACGAATTTATCGACCTTATGAGATAA